In one window of Candidatus Hinthialibacter antarcticus DNA:
- a CDS encoding beta-galactosidase, with product MLRIICAFLLTFAALAHSAESDYDGFGGWTHLKGEATGFFHAEQIDGVWWIIDPVGNVFLSKGVNHIVYGGDYSPVTNTSLYKEAVNELYESPTAWSKVVAERLKAWGFNTIGAWSDQRMNHRLVPYTKILDIGSKAGGNWQRGIFPDVFSKKFATQANHIAAMECKKLRDDMFLLGYYPDNELRWGPDWRNKNALLIDFLAMEPSRDGGEQALLFLKKRYRTIEELNQAWKIQVKTWDEISKAKLPESEARKKDEAEFLRKVADQYFRVCYEAVKKADPNHMLLGCRFAGYAPEPVLAAAGTYSDVISYNSYNRLPPVEALNRVHEITTKPIMLTEFSFKAMDSGLPNTKGAGKPVATQKDRAALFTQYVNALMKLPYAVGYHWFKYADQPPEGRFDGENSNYGLVSLKDAPWETLVNEMTKTNRSVELVHQKPEASL from the coding sequence ATGCTGCGTATCATTTGCGCGTTCCTGCTGACGTTTGCTGCGCTCGCTCATTCCGCTGAATCTGACTACGACGGTTTCGGCGGTTGGACGCACCTCAAAGGCGAAGCGACCGGCTTCTTTCACGCGGAACAAATTGACGGCGTCTGGTGGATCATCGACCCCGTGGGTAATGTGTTTCTTTCCAAGGGCGTCAACCACATTGTGTACGGCGGCGACTATTCTCCGGTGACGAATACCTCGCTCTACAAAGAGGCTGTCAATGAACTGTATGAGTCGCCGACTGCTTGGTCAAAAGTGGTTGCCGAGCGGCTGAAAGCATGGGGCTTCAACACCATCGGCGCCTGGTCGGACCAACGCATGAATCATCGCCTCGTTCCCTATACAAAAATATTGGATATCGGCTCGAAGGCGGGCGGCAATTGGCAGCGCGGAATTTTTCCTGATGTGTTCTCTAAAAAGTTCGCCACTCAAGCGAACCATATCGCCGCGATGGAATGCAAAAAATTACGGGATGATATGTTTTTGTTGGGGTATTATCCTGACAACGAATTGCGTTGGGGTCCGGATTGGCGCAACAAAAATGCCTTGTTGATTGACTTTTTGGCGATGGAGCCCTCCCGCGACGGCGGCGAGCAAGCGCTGTTGTTCCTCAAAAAACGCTACCGGACAATTGAAGAACTAAACCAAGCCTGGAAGATTCAAGTAAAAACGTGGGACGAGATTTCCAAAGCCAAATTGCCGGAATCAGAAGCGCGTAAAAAAGACGAAGCCGAATTTTTACGTAAAGTAGCTGACCAATATTTTCGTGTTTGTTATGAAGCCGTCAAAAAAGCCGACCCCAACCACATGCTACTGGGCTGCCGTTTTGCGGGGTATGCGCCCGAACCCGTGCTGGCGGCGGCGGGGACCTACTCTGATGTTATCAGTTACAATTCGTATAATCGCTTGCCCCCCGTTGAAGCGCTCAACCGCGTACACGAAATCACCACAAAGCCGATCATGCTGACCGAGTTCTCGTTCAAAGCGATGGACTCCGGCTTGCCCAACACCAAAGGCGCAGGCAAACCCGTCGCGACCCAAAAAGACCGCGCGGCGTTGTTTACTCAATATGTGAATGCTTTGATGAAACTCCCGTACGCAGTGGGGTATCATTGGTTTAAATACGCCGATCAGCCGCCCGAAGGCCGCTTCGACGGCGAGAACAGCAACTACGGCCTGGTGTCGTTGAAAGACGCCCCCTGGGAAACCTTGGTCAATGAAATGACAAAAACCAACCGAAGCGTTGAGTTAGTCCATCAAAAACCGGAAGCCTCTTTATGA